The genomic region ATCCTTTACACTGATGTTTGGGCAAGTATGGGTCAGGAGTCAGAAGCTGATAATCGTCTACCAATCTTCCAACCCTATCAAATTTCCCAGGATTTACTCAGTCTAGCAGACCCCCAAGCCATAGTTTTACACTGTCTACCCGCCCACCGTGGGGAAGAAATTACCGATGAGGTAATAGAAGGTTCCCAATCAAAAGTTTGGGACCAGGCTGAAAATAGATTGCATGCTCAAAAAGCTTTACTGGCTAGTATTTTGGGTGCCAGCTGAATTTTCGCTCAACTTTCGGCTCTAAGAACCATAAAATCCAAATTCCCATGGGCCCAAGTTGATTGACACCAGAGTTTTTTTGAATTATCATAGGGCACAGGATACAAATAAATCTATCTATCTTCAATCCTACCAACGGAATATTAATTTCTTGCTAAAAAATACCCAATAGGGTCTTGCTAAGGGAGACCTTTTGTAGTACAAATGTTCTCAGGACATTTGTTGTTGCTTTCCCCAAAAATATGGAAAAACTGACGGAAGCCCAAAACGAACTATACGAATGGCTGGTAGAATATATTCGGGTTAATCAACATTCACCATCTATTCGTCAAATGATGCAGGGAGTAAATTTGAAGTCTCCAGCACCGGTTCAAAGCAGGTTAGAACACTTGCGGAACAAGGGATACATTGGCTGGGATGAGGGTAAAGCGCGAACCATTAGAATATTGCATTCTAGTAAGTACGGCGTGCCCATTTTAGGAACCATTGCAGCAGGGGGCTTAATTGAACCTTTTGCTGATGCGGTAGAGTGTGAATACTTAGATTTAGCTAATCTACCTATTCCTCCTCAAAGTTATGCTTTGCGCGTAGCTGGTGATAGTATGATTGAGGATTTAATTGCTGATGGTGATGTGGTATTCCTGCGTCCTGTGGCCGAACCCAATCTGATGAAAAATGGCACTATTGTTGCTGCTAGGGTGGAGGGATATGGTACAACCTTAAAACGGTTTTATCTTGAGGGAGATATGGTCACTCTTAAACCAGCTAATTCCAACTATCAACCTATTCAAGTCCCCGCTATTCATGTGGAAATACAAGGTTCTTTAGTCGGTGTCTGGCGAAACTACAATTATGGCTTTAGCCAAAATGCTTAGGAGCTGCTACAGGTCTAATCCTAATTGATTTGAATAAAAAATGTATTTTATAGCGTCTTCCATTGCTTCCAGTTCTAAACTACCGGTATCAGCACCATATACCTTTTCCCTTAAATTACCCTTTGTCAGGGAAAATAGGGGTGACTACCATGTCAATTCATCCTTACCCGGTTGTCCTAGAATACCTTTACACGTCGAATTACGAGGATACCAAAAACAGGCTATTACTAGCTGGTTTGCTAATAATGGTCGGGGAACATTGAAAATGGCTACCGGTAGTGGAAAAACAATTACCGCACTGGCGATCGCCTATGAATTATATAAACAGATAGGCTTACAAGTCTTGTTAGTGGTCTGTCCCCATCGTCACTTGGTTACCCAGTGGGGTAGAGAGTGTGAGAAATTCAACTTAAAGCCCATTTTAGCTTACGAAAATATACGGAATTGGCATAGTCAAATGTCCGTAGAGTTATATAACTTGGGTTCTGGTTATCAAAAGTTTCTGACTGTTATTACCACTAACTTGACCTTAATTGGGGAAGGTTTCCAATCACAACTGAAATATTTTCCGCCGAAAACCTTAATCATTGGGGATGAAGCACATAATTTGGGTGCGCCCAGGTTAGAAGAAAGTTTACCTCGTAATGTGGGATTAAGACTAGCTCTATCAGCTACACCAGAAAGATATTTTGATGAGGAAGGTACGGAGTCCTTATTGGAATATTTTGGACCAGTTTTACAACCGGAGTTTAGCTTAAAAGATGCCATTGACCAGGGAGCATTGGTGCATTATTTATACTATCCAGTTTTCGTTGAATTAACGGAGTTGGAGAGTATGAATTATTTAAGATTAACAAAAAAAATAGGGCGTTGTTTACAAAATCGGGAGATAAAGGAGACCGTTAGTTTTGAGGATATGGAGGGTATTAAATCTCTACTGATAAAACGAGCTAGATTAATTAGCAGCGCGGAAAATAAACTAGTGGCATTAAAACATTTAATGTTAAATCGTCTAAACACGAGCCATACATTATTTTATTGTAGTGATGGTTCCCAAGAGGGGGGGAACCATTCTTACCAACTGGAAGAGGTAACCAAAATTTTAGGAGTGGAACTAGGGTATAAAATCAGCACCTACACTGCGCGAACATCATTACCAGAGCGAGAAGTGTTAAGAAAACAATTTGAAAGTGGGGACTTGCAGGGTTTAGTAGCTATTCGTTGTTTAGATGAGGGTGTAGATATACCAGCAATTAGAACCGCAGTGATTTTATCCAGTTCTAGCAATCCCCGTCAATTTATTCAGCGTCGGGGTAGGGTGTTACGTCCCCATCCCGGTAAAGAAAGGGCGACAATTTTTGATATGATAGTGTCACCTCCAGACTTAGATCGAGAAGCAATGGAAGTGGAAAGGAACTTGCTGAGAAAAGAATTGAAAAGGTTTGTAGAATTTTCTAATTTAGCGGATAACGCAGGTGAAGCTAGAATGAAGCTATTTAACCTGCAAAAGCGCTATAGTTTGCTGGACATTTAGATTATGGAAAATTGATGGAGAACTTTTCTGTAATTCGTTGCATTGCTACTTCCACATTTTCCCGACTATTAAATGCGGAAATGCGGAAGTAACCTTCACCAGCAGCACCAAAACCCGAACCGGGAGTTCCTACAACATTTACAGTCTGTAGTAGTTTGTCAAAAAACTCCCAACTAGTTAAACCAGCTGGTGTCTTCACCCATACATAGGGAGCATTTACTCCACCATAAACTTTTAGACCTGCACTAGTTAATTGTTGACGAATGATTTGAGCATTTTCCAAATAGAAACTTACTAAGGCTTTGATTTGAGCTTGTCCTTCCTCAGAGTAAACAGCTTCTGCACCCCTTTGGACAATATAAGAAACCCCGTTAAATTTGGTGGACTGACGACGGTTCCATAATTTCCACAATTCTATATTGGAACCATCTGCAGCTTTAGCAGTTAGGGTTTTGGGAACAACCGTTAGAGCGCAACGGGTACCAGTGAACCCAGCATTTTTAGAGAAGGAACGAAATTCTATGGCACATTCCCTAGCACCTTCAATTTCATAAATAGAATGGGGAAGTTCAGGATCGGTAATAAATGCTTCATAAGCAGCATCAAAGAAAATTATGGATCCCTGGGATCTAGCATAGTTTACCCAGTCTTTTAGATGTTCTTTGGTAGCTGTTGCACCGGTAGGATTATTAGGAAAACATAAATAAATTAAATCTACCTTTTGCTGGGGTATTTCCGCTGTGAAGTTATTTTCCGCAGTCACAGGTAAATACACCAAACCACCATACTCTCCCTTGTCGTTAGCTTCTCCAGTATTGCCCGCCATCACATTAGTATCGACATAAACGGGATATACAGGGTCAGTAACAGCAATAATGTTATTTCTGCCAAAAATATCTAAAATATTGCCCGTATCGCATTTAGAACCGTCAGAAATGAAGATCTCATCCGCTTCTATGGCAGCTCCCCTAGCTTGAAAATCATGAACAGCTATTTTTTCCCGTAACCACACATAACCCTGTTCCGGTCCATAACCCTTAAAAGTAGTGCGATCGCCCAGATCATGAACAGCTTGAATCATAGCATGGCGACAAGCATCTGGCAGTGGTTCAGTAACATCACCAATACCCAGACGAATAATTTGGGCATCAGGGTTAGCTTGGGCAAAAGCATTGACTCTTCTAGCAATTTCCGGAAACAGATAACCAGCTTTCAGTTTTAGATAGTTGTCGTTAATAGTAGCCATAGTTAATTTACAAGTAATTTTTACGAATAACGGTTTGATCAATCAATTAAAGCATCATACCATGAACTCGCGACTAAAATTGGTCCTAGCTAGTTTCCGAGATCAATTGGTTCAATTCTGTTTGCATCTGGTTCCTGACCAGTTCATAACATTCATTGACATAGTCCACGTCATTAACAGCATCTTTTCCATATCTTTTAAATACAATCGGTGGACAAACTCTAGTATATATCTTAGCAGGTAAAGGAATATTTGGCAGGGGACCTAGGGCTAAACCCCAAGGTAAACCCAAGTATAACGGAAAAACTATAGGGTCAACATCAAATAACCATGGCATTCCCCACTGATGGAACCGCTCCATGATTTTATATAAATCAGTTAATACAATCAAGGTGTCGTGGGATCCCCAGGAAATAGCTGGAACAATTGGCACATTCTCTCGTAATGCTAACTTGATAAAACCCCGTCTGTGGGCAAGATAGATTTTATCTCGCATTCGATGTGGGCGGAATACATCCTCTGCGCCACCAGGATAGACTAAAACACTTGCACCTGCACGAAATGCTGCATAAGCCATTTTAGGATGGGCTCGGATTGCCCCTCCCTTCATAGCTATTTCAGCTGCTGGGGGAAAAACTTCCCATACTTTTGGATGCATTAAACCGTAAATCAGCCTTTCAGTACCAAATCGACGTAACCAGTCATACATCATCATAGACGTATCCGGAGATGCCAACCCCCCATTGTGAGAACCAACAACCAAAATTTTTCCTTCTGGAATATTTTCCCAACCACTGGTTTCTACCCGGAAATAGCAATTATATAAAATTGCTAATAATGGCATCATCTTGGCAATAAATTGGGGATCTCTATGTGTGAGAGACCACCCCGCCCTTTCAGTTTTTACATCCTGCATTTTCAACATTGATTTCATTTAATTATATGGTTTCCAAGTTCCATGAAAACTATGGGGAATTACGGAAGGTAAGGCAAGTTGACAAACTGGTTCTTCGTTCATTCGATGACTGTCAAATATGCAAATTGTGCTACTATGGCTATTGCCATCATAAACCACTGTTAATACCCAACCTCTGTCAGAACTTGTTCTATCTTCAACATAAATTGGTTCTGAAGGATAGCAGTTTAAACCTAGGTTAGCTTCAGTTAAACTACCGTCCTCATGGTCAAATTTGGCCATGCCATTTAATATTTCCCCTTGTGTCTCGGTCCCTTCTTTAAAAATGGACATGTATGTAGCGGGTGAAAATTTGCCAACATTTTTGCTGGGGACACTAGGAAATTCACAGGTTCTATTTAATAAGGTCACCAGTTGTTTAACTCGACCGGTTTGGGGGTTGAGTTCTACTCTGGTAAAGGTAGTTTTGGCGGTTGTTTTTACTTTTCCAGTTGCTACTTCCCGTAAATATTCATTAGTTTGGAAATCAGCATATTTGGCAAAGTCAATAATTACTATACCTCTATTATCAACATAACCATTACTAAAATGCCACTGAAACCAGGATTCGGTTTCTCCTCGACTAACTAAAGATAAATTTTCTCTATCAATAACAATGATTTGGGTTCCTATATGTGGTTGCCAAGTCAAAGCCTGACTGTAACTGCTAATTCCCAATAATACCGACCAGATATTTAACTGTACGGGTGGGGCAAAAAAGATTAAATATGGTCCCGCTAAAACAAAATCATGAATGAGGCTAAATTGGGTCAAATCAAATTGGGACTGTTTAATGATTCTACCAGTGAAATCACTTTTGTAAATATTAAGTATGCCACTCCCCGGAGAACTAGTGCCAAGGTTCACCCCAAAGTTAAATATTTCCCCTGTTTGATGGTCAACCTTGGGATGAGCAGAATAAGCTTTTCCCTGGGTTAACCCCCCCAAACTAGTTAAACCCTTGGTTTCTAAGTTCTCTAAATCTAAAGCATGGGGATGATCACCCTCCCAAAGAGCTAAAAGTTCATCTGGCAATGCCAAAACTGAAGTATTAGCAGCATTTTTAACCGGTCTTTGCCACTTATTCCAAATCATACCGGGTGCTGTCATACCATAATTACCGTAAAGGAACTTATCTGCTTGAGTCTCTTCTTGATACCCCCTGGTCTGTACATAACGATAAACCGCTTTAGCACCGTCATCGCGAAAGTGGACTGCTAAAATGGCTCCATCCCCATCAAACCAGTGTCCCACAGACATATTTCCCCGTTGTAATCTCCCTGGACCGTTGCGGTATAGGGTACCCCGCAAACCCTGGGGAATTTTACCTGTAATTATGGGTAATTGAGAGAGGGGAAATTCTTTTGCTGGTTGCGATATGGCATGGGCCCAAGTTTTTTTATCTAATTTTTGATCATTTACATCTCTGATATATTTCTTATTTACAGTCATATTGACCAATACCTTAGCCAAAAAAAGAGTATTAAAAGTAGGGGCGATGTAGTAGAGTTATAGTCTTACAAAGCAAAAACTCAAAAACCACACACAGCCCATGTTCGAGATTATAACACTATTACAGTGCCTGCTACCAGAAATAAAAATGACGACAATACGTCAGTTGAGTCGGATCCTCATGGCGATAACCCAACCTACACAAGCTGGTTTCAATGAAGATCCCTTAGGAGTTCGCCTTTATTAGGTTCTAGAATAAAGTTGTTAAGGTTATTTTTTCAAAACCTCCACCATGGCTAAACACTTTAACACTGCTGGACCATGTAAAGCCAACATCCACTATATGCTTTCCCCCACCGCTCGCTTACCGGAGTTAAAAGCGCTAATTGATGGAGAAAACTACTTTATCATTCATGCACCGCGACAAGTAGGCAAAACCACCGCTATGATAGCCCTAGCCCAAGAATTGACTGATAGTGGGGAATATATCGCCGTGATGCTTTCTTTAGAAGTAGGGGCACCATTCTCTAGGGATCCGGGTATGGCTGAACGTGCAATTTTGGATGAATGGCAAGAATCCGCTTGTGTATACCTACCAACTAATCTCCACCCACCCCGTTGGCCACCATCTCAACCAGGGCGGCAAATTGGAGCCGCATTAGCTAGTTGGGCTAAGGTTGCTACTCGTCCCCTAGTGGTTTTCCTGGATGAAATTGATGCTTTAGCAGATGAAACATTGATTTCTGTTCTCAGACAATTACGCTCAGGTTACAATCGTCGTCCCCATAGCTTTCCCCATTCGGTAGGGTTAATTGGCATGCGGGATGTGCGGGACTATAAGGTTAAATCCGGTGGAAGTGAACGACTTAATACGTCAAGTCCTTTCAATATCAAGGCTGAGTCTTTAACCCTAAATAATTTTACTTTATCAGAAGTAGAAGAACTTTACTTACAACATACACAAGCTACGGAACAGGTGTTTACCCCGGAAGCCATTCAACAGGCATTTTATTTAACCGATGGACAACCGTGGTTAGTCAACGCCCTAGCTCGTCAAGCTACCCAGGTTTTGGTGAAAGATATTACCCAACCCATTACTGCTGAAGTCATTAACCGAGCCAAAGAAATCCTGATTCAGCGCCAGGATACCCACTTAGACAGCTTAGCAGAGCGCTTACGGGAAGATAGAGTCAAAACAATTATTGAACCAATTTTAGCGGGTGAAGATTTACCTGATGTACCCCAGGATGATATTCGTTATGTCCTGGATTTAGGACTGTGTCGAGACCGAGGACAGGGTTTGGAAATTGCCAATCCAATTTATCGGGAAGTTCTACCCTTGGTGTTAAGTTACACAACCAGGGCTTCCATTGGAGTTATTGAACCTCGTTGGTTAAATGAACAGGGGGAGCTATTACCCGATGAATTATTGGAAGCATTTCTGGAATTTTGGCGACAACATGGGGAACCACTGCTCAAAAGTGCGCCCTACCATGAGATTGCTCCCCATTTGGTATTAATGGCATTTTTACATCGAGTAGTAAACGGTGGTGGTACGTTAGAACGGGAATATGCCATTGGTTCTGGAAGAATGGATATTTGTTTACGCTATGGCAAGGTAGTGATGGGCATAGAGTTAAAGGTGCGGAGGGAAAAGTTGGATCCCCTAACCAAGGGTTTGACCCAACTGGATAAATACCTGGATGGGTTAGGATTGGATAGAGGGTGGTTAGTGATTTTTGATCGCCGTGCGGGATTACCACCCATGGGAGAGAGAATTAGTACGGAGGAGGTCATTAGTCCGGGGGGACGAACCATTACCGTCATTCGTAGTTAGTCGCGAAGCACTGGGTACGCGAGATCGCCATTATTGTTTAAATCATTAATGTTGGGTTTCATACTTCAACCCAACCTACGTTCATCTTATATTTAATTCCACCCACCTACTTAGGTTCTAGAATAAAGTTGTTAAGGTTATTTTTTCAAAACCTCCACCATGGCTAAACACTTTAACACTGCTGGACCATGTAAAGCCAACATCCACTATATGCTTTCCCCCACCGCTCGCTTACCGGAGTTAAAAGCGCTAATTGATGGAGAAAACTACTTTATCATTCATGCACCGCGACAAGTAGGCAAAACCACCGCTATGATAGCCCTAGCCCAAGAATTGACTGATAGTGGGGAATATATCGCCGTGATGCTTTCTTTAGAAGTAGGGGCACCATTCTCCAGGGATCCGGGTATGGCTGAACGTGCAATTTTGGATGAATGGCAAGAATCCGCTTGTGTATACCTACCAACTAATCTCCACCCACCCCGTTGGCCACCATCTCAACCAGGGCGGCAAATTGGAGCCGCATTAGCTAGTTGGGCTAAGGTTGCTACTCGTCCCCTAGTGGTTTTCCTGGATGAAATTGATGCTTTAGCAGATGAAACATTGATTTCTGTTCTCAGACAATTACGCTCAGGTTACAATCGTCGTCCCCATAGCTTTCCCCATTCGGTAGGGTTAATTGGCATGCGGGATGTGCGGGACTATAAGGTTAAATCCGGTGGAAGTGAACGACTTAATACGTCAAGTCCTTTCAATATCAAGGCTGAGTCTTTAACCCTAAATAATTTTACTTTATCAGAAGTAGAAGAACTTTACTTACAACATACACAAGCTACGGGACAGGTGTTTACCCCAGAAGCCATTCAACAGGCATTTTATTTAACCGATGGACAACCGTGGTTAGTCAACGCCCTAGCTCGTCAAGCTACCCAGGTTTTGGTGAAAGACATTACCCAACCCATTACTGCTGAAGTCATTAACCGAACCAAAGAAATCCTGATTCAGCGCCAGGATACCCATTTAGATAGTTTGGCAGAGCGCTTACGGGAAGATCGGGTCAAAGCCATTATTCAACCCATGTTAGCTGGATCCGATCTACCCGATACCCCGGAGGATGATCGCCGTTTCTTGCTGGATTTAGGCTTGGTAAAGCGCAGTCCCTTGGGTGAACTAACCATTGCCAATCCCATTTACCAGGAAGTGATTCCTCGTGTTTTGTCCCAGGGTAGTCAGGATAGTCTACCCCAAATTCAACCCACTTGGTAGGATTCTTCCCACTCCCCATGTACACTATAAGTGGTTCTATTGACATATCCTATGACCCATTCTCAAGATGTTCTTACCTTAGCTCGTTGGATGGCAGCGGATTTCAGCAATCAAGCTCAGGCTTTTGAAAATCCGCCTCTATATGCCCACATTCGTGTCTGTATGCGTCCCCTAGCTTATTCTCTCCTATCTGGGGTCAGTCTTTTTGTTGAACAAGCTTATGATTATGATCTCAAAGATCCCTATCGCGTCCGAGTGTTAAAGTTATTGGTTGAACAAGGGCAAATTATCATTGAAAACTATACGGTCAAAGATGAGAAGGATTTTTATGGATCATCTCGGGATTTGGGTAAATTACAAAATTTAACTGCCGATCGCCTGGAAAAACTATGTGGTTGTAATATGCGGGTGGAGTGGACTGGTAACTGCTTTACCGGTACTGTGGAATCAGGTAAGAATTGTCTAGTGGTTCGCAAGGGACAAAAAACCTATTTAGATAGTAAATTTGAGATAGACGACCAAAAATTCCTCAGCTGGGACAGGGGGAGGGATTTAGAAACCGATCAACATGTTTGGGGTTCCCTCGCTGGGCCATTTCACTTTCTCCGTTGGGGAAATTTCGCCGATGAGGTAAAATTACCCTAGTATTATTAAGGTAGGTATATCTAGTCCGTGAAGATATTTGTATATCATACTCCAGAATTAACCCCCACAGGGGAAATACCAGAATGTGCGATCGCCGTCGATGTTCTACGCGCCACTAGCACTATAGCTACAGTATTGGCTGCTGGTGGCGAAGCGGTACAAGTTTTTTCTGACCTCAACGAACTAACAGAGGTTAGCGAACAATGGCCTGCGCAAAAGCGATTACGGGCTGGAGAACGAGGTGGTGGTAAGGTAGCTGGGTTTGAATTAGGTAATTCCCCTCTGGATTGCACACCAGAACTAGTGGAAGGGAGACGTTTATTTATTAGTACCACCAATGGCACCCGTGCCCTAAAACGAATAGAAGATGCCCCAATTGTTTTAGCAGCAGCCCTAATCAATCGCTCTGCAGTAGTCAATTTTTTATTAGACAAACAACCCCAAAGCGTCTGGATAGTTGGTTCGGGGTGGGAGGGGAGTTTCTCCCTGGAAGATACTGTTTGTGCAGGTGCGATCGCCCATAGTGTATGGCGAAAAACCGGTTTACCGTTAGATGAAATTGCTGGTAATGATGAAGTTACGAGTGCGATCGCTCTTTATGAACAATGGGAAGATAATTTAATAGGATTATTTCATCAAGCCAGTCATGGTAAAAGATTATTACGTCTAGAATGTGCAGAGGACTTAAAATATTGTGCTCAGACGGACATTTTAGACGTTTTACCCCTACAGAGGCAACCAGGGATTTTAACAAGTCACAATGCTTACTGAATTGTGGTGATTGGTACTTCTAGCCAACCCTCAAAGTTGTTCTTTTGGGTGGTACTAGGATTTTCCACTGGACGTAATTGATATTTGTGGGGACGTGGTTTGCCCAAGGTCACCTTGTAGTTCCGCAATTCATCCTGGTGAAAAACCGTTATTTCAATGGTGTCCTTGGGTTGATAGTCTTGTAACCGATGACCTAGTTGATTTATACCTACCTTAATCCCATCAATGGCTAACAGTTCATCACCCACATCTAATCCTGCTGTACTAGCAGGGGAGTGAGCTTCCACAAACTTAATAGTTTCCTGTCCATTTTCCGGTTCCACCCTAATTCCCAGATAAGGTGCGGACTCGGATTGCTCGACTAATGCCAACCCAAAAGGTTCTAAATACTTGAGGAATGGTAAATGCTCTAGACCATCTATATATTGTTTAAAGAAGTCAGATAAATCTATTTGGGCTACCTGTTCAATGACTTCTTTTAAATCTTGGGTAGTATAACCAGTTTCCTGTGTACCAAATTTCCGCCACATTTCCACCATCACATCATTTAAAGAAACTGTATTTTGATGGCGATCGCGAATGAGCAAATCTAATAACAAGGCGACCATTTCCCCTTTTAAATAGTAAGAAATTTGAGAATTTCGACTATTAGGAGAGGGACGATATAACTTAATCCAAGCATCAAAACTAGATTCACTCAGGGGTTGGACATAACGTCCTGGAGTTGTGAGATATCTAGTAATTTGCTGACTCAAATGATGTAAATAAGACCTAGCGTCATAGATTCCTGCTTGAAAAGGAATTAGTAAATCATAGTAACTGGTAATCCCCTCGCAAAACCATAAAGAAGGTGTATAGTTCTCCTGGTCATAATCAAAACTCTGTAACTCCCGGGGACGAATTCTTTTCACATTCCACAGATGAAAGAATTCATGGGCTAACAACTGCATGAATCTTTCATATTTTTCCTTAGTCCTAAATCCTAGCCGATCATAAATTAAGGAACAGGAATTTTTATGCTCTAGACCGCCATAAAGCTCATGGCTTAGGTGGAGGATAAATACATATCTTTCATAAGGTAACCCCCCGAATATTTGTGCCTCACGGGTGATAATTTTTTGTAAATCATCTAGTACCTGTTTGATTTGATAATTTCCCCTCCCCCAAATTGCTAATTCATGAGGTTTATTCCCTACTTGGAAGTGATGTAAATGATGATTACCGATTTCAAAAGGACTATCAATCAGAGCATCGAAATTATCTGCTAAAAATGTATTAGCCTCTTGGTTAACTAGTGGTAAGGCGGTAGTTACTTGCCATTGTGGATTAGGTGTGACCACAGTAATGTAAATTGGCTTTTGTTCCCAACCAGGGATTCTAAAAAACATCCCTGCACCGTTAAAATAACCATGGGTAGCATCCAGGTGATTTGTACGTACTGACAGTTCGTGAGCAAAAATACGATAGCGTACAACGACCTGATTAGCTTTACCTTTTTCTACTTGCCAGTGATTTTTGCTAACCTTCTTCCACCTTAAAGGTTTAGAACCAGCAAATGCGGTAAAATCCTGTAGGTTTTTAGCATATTCTCGCACCAAGTATGACCCTGGTGTCCATACGGGCATTTTCAAATCAACGACTATTCCGGGGTAGTTGTCAATGTGCAGAGTCACCTCAAATAGGTGATTTTCTGGTTTAGGCATTGATACCCAATAGTGAGTTGATGTGTTAGTTTGTTGCAGTAGATCCCTAGATGATAATTTTTGTTCTGTCCCGTTCATGGCCTGATTATAGGAGTAGTTGCGGTAGTCGGAAGTCCCTGATGGGGTGAAAACTGTTTTTTAAGTGAAATTTGAGAATAGATAATTATGGTATCACAGTTATATCCGCTCAATCACTTAAACTACCAGAAATTTGCGGAAAATTCATCAATTCTTAGCACTTCATGGCTTTTACCAGCAACTGGGGAATTTGCTGAGGATATTGGGCAACAGGTATTTGGGCATTACTAAAGGTGCTTAACTTAGTAGAAACACTGCCAAAATCAGGATCACGTTTGACCACGGTGGCAAAGTTGCCTGATTGGTGCCAGGATTTAGAAGGTGGTGCATGT from Cylindrospermopsis curvispora GIHE-G1 harbors:
- a CDS encoding ATP-binding protein; this encodes MAKHFNTAGPCKANIHYMLSPTARLPELKALIDGENYFIIHAPRQVGKTTAMIALAQELTDSGEYIAVMLSLEVGAPFSRDPGMAERAILDEWQESACVYLPTNLHPPRWPPSQPGRQIGAALASWAKVATRPLVVFLDEIDALADETLISVLRQLRSGYNRRPHSFPHSVGLIGMRDVRDYKVKSGGSERLNTSSPFNIKAESLTLNNFTLSEVEELYLQHTQATEQVFTPEAIQQAFYLTDGQPWLVNALARQATQVLVKDITQPITAEVINRAKEILIQRQDTHLDSLAERLREDRVKTIIEPILAGEDLPDVPQDDIRYVLDLGLCRDRGQGLEIANPIYREVLPLVLSYTTRASIGVIEPRWLNEQGELLPDELLEAFLEFWRQHGEPLLKSAPYHEIAPHLVLMAFLHRVVNGGGTLEREYAIGSGRMDICLRYGKVVMGIELKVRREKLDPLTKGLTQLDKYLDGLGLDRGWLVIFDRRAGLPPMGERISTEEVISPGGRTITVIRS
- the lexA gene encoding transcriptional repressor LexA: MEKLTEAQNELYEWLVEYIRVNQHSPSIRQMMQGVNLKSPAPVQSRLEHLRNKGYIGWDEGKARTIRILHSSKYGVPILGTIAAGGLIEPFADAVECEYLDLANLPIPPQSYALRVAGDSMIEDLIADGDVVFLRPVAEPNLMKNGTIVAARVEGYGTTLKRFYLEGDMVTLKPANSNYQPIQVPAIHVEIQGSLVGVWRNYNYGFSQNA
- a CDS encoding LL-diaminopimelate aminotransferase — protein: MATINDNYLKLKAGYLFPEIARRVNAFAQANPDAQIIRLGIGDVTEPLPDACRHAMIQAVHDLGDRTTFKGYGPEQGYVWLREKIAVHDFQARGAAIEADEIFISDGSKCDTGNILDIFGRNNIIAVTDPVYPVYVDTNVMAGNTGEANDKGEYGGLVYLPVTAENNFTAEIPQQKVDLIYLCFPNNPTGATATKEHLKDWVNYARSQGSIIFFDAAYEAFITDPELPHSIYEIEGARECAIEFRSFSKNAGFTGTRCALTVVPKTLTAKAADGSNIELWKLWNRRQSTKFNGVSYIVQRGAEAVYSEEGQAQIKALVSFYLENAQIIRQQLTSAGLKVYGGVNAPYVWVKTPAGLTSWEFFDKLLQTVNVVGTPGSGFGAAGEGYFRISAFNSRENVEVAMQRITEKFSINFP
- a CDS encoding carotenoid oxygenase family protein — translated: MTVNKKYIRDVNDQKLDKKTWAHAISQPAKEFPLSQLPIITGKIPQGLRGTLYRNGPGRLQRGNMSVGHWFDGDGAILAVHFRDDGAKAVYRYVQTRGYQEETQADKFLYGNYGMTAPGMIWNKWQRPVKNAANTSVLALPDELLALWEGDHPHALDLENLETKGLTSLGGLTQGKAYSAHPKVDHQTGEIFNFGVNLGTSSPGSGILNIYKSDFTGRIIKQSQFDLTQFSLIHDFVLAGPYLIFFAPPVQLNIWSVLLGISSYSQALTWQPHIGTQIIVIDRENLSLVSRGETESWFQWHFSNGYVDNRGIVIIDFAKYADFQTNEYLREVATGKVKTTAKTTFTRVELNPQTGRVKQLVTLLNRTCEFPSVPSKNVGKFSPATYMSIFKEGTETQGEILNGMAKFDHEDGSLTEANLGLNCYPSEPIYVEDRTSSDRGWVLTVVYDGNSHSSTICIFDSHRMNEEPVCQLALPSVIPHSFHGTWKPYN
- a CDS encoding DNA phosphorothioation system restriction enzyme → MYFIASSIASSSKLPVSAPYTFSLKLPFVRENRGDYHVNSSLPGCPRIPLHVELRGYQKQAITSWFANNGRGTLKMATGSGKTITALAIAYELYKQIGLQVLLVVCPHRHLVTQWGRECEKFNLKPILAYENIRNWHSQMSVELYNLGSGYQKFLTVITTNLTLIGEGFQSQLKYFPPKTLIIGDEAHNLGAPRLEESLPRNVGLRLALSATPERYFDEEGTESLLEYFGPVLQPEFSLKDAIDQGALVHYLYYPVFVELTELESMNYLRLTKKIGRCLQNREIKETVSFEDMEGIKSLLIKRARLISSAENKLVALKHLMLNRLNTSHTLFYCSDGSQEGGNHSYQLEEVTKILGVELGYKISTYTARTSLPEREVLRKQFESGDLQGLVAIRCLDEGVDIPAIRTAVILSSSSNPRQFIQRRGRVLRPHPGKERATIFDMIVSPPDLDREAMEVERNLLRKELKRFVEFSNLADNAGEARMKLFNLQKRYSLLDI
- a CDS encoding chromophore lyase CpcT/CpeT, which translates into the protein MTHSQDVLTLARWMAADFSNQAQAFENPPLYAHIRVCMRPLAYSLLSGVSLFVEQAYDYDLKDPYRVRVLKLLVEQGQIIIENYTVKDEKDFYGSSRDLGKLQNLTADRLEKLCGCNMRVEWTGNCFTGTVESGKNCLVVRKGQKTYLDSKFEIDDQKFLSWDRGRDLETDQHVWGSLAGPFHFLRWGNFADEVKLP
- a CDS encoding lysophospholipid acyltransferase family protein — encoded protein: MLKMQDVKTERAGWSLTHRDPQFIAKMMPLLAILYNCYFRVETSGWENIPEGKILVVGSHNGGLASPDTSMMMYDWLRRFGTERLIYGLMHPKVWEVFPPAAEIAMKGGAIRAHPKMAYAAFRAGASVLVYPGGAEDVFRPHRMRDKIYLAHRRGFIKLALRENVPIVPAISWGSHDTLIVLTDLYKIMERFHQWGMPWLFDVDPIVFPLYLGLPWGLALGPLPNIPLPAKIYTRVCPPIVFKRYGKDAVNDVDYVNECYELVRNQMQTELNQLISETS